Part of the Henckelia pumila isolate YLH828 chromosome 2, ASM3356847v2, whole genome shotgun sequence genome is shown below.
caattcagaAAAAGTCAaagcgactataaacaattcaaaaaagtcatagcgactataaataattcaagaagtcataacgactataaaaaaaatttcaaaagaagtcatagcgactataaaaaaaaaaattcagaagaagtcataatgactataaaaaattttcaggAAATGTCATGGagactataaaaaaattttcacaagaagtcatagtgactataaaaaattttcagaaaaagtcatagagactataaaaaattttcacaagaagtcatagtgactataaaaaatttatcaagtcatagcgactataaaaatttttcaaagaagtcatagcgactgTCAAACTTTTTTCAGAAGAaatcatagtgactataaaatttttttcaaaaaagtcatagcgactataaataatccaaaaagtcatagcgactataaatttttttttcagaagaagtcataataactataaaaaaaatttcaggaaaaGTATAGagactataaattttttttcgaaaGAAGTGatagtgactataaaaaaaatttcaaaaaaagtcATATCgactataaattaaaataattaaaatcggATCAAAATTTGATcccgaaaaaataaaaaagtataCACATGTAAACACGTGTACACAATTATATTgagatatataaaaatatacatcTATATGTATATCACGTTCACATCACTGTTCATCGTTATCACCATTCTCCATTCTTCCGAATTGTTTTCTCTCTCCTCACCACCTCCAAGTTTTGCCGCCGTTAAGCCGCCTCCAATGGTCGAAATTCGAAAGTAATTATACGGATGGACTCCTCGCGACAAGATCTAGCCATTGGCAcccattttgaatatttttagagCGATTGGGAGAAACCCGAATTCCGGCAACCGTCCCTTTCTCGTTGTCGTTTGGCCGCCTCCGGTCGCCGAAACTCGAAACTAAATATATCGTTGGACTCCTTGCGATGAGGGCTATCAATGGACACCCATTTCGCCCATTTTAATCGCGATTCCGACGAACACGACTCCGGCGGCCTTCACGTTTTCGCAGTCGTTTGGCCGCCTCCGGTCGCCGAAACTCGAAACCAAATATACCGTTGGAATCGTCTCGACAAGAGCTATCTATTGATACCGATTTTGAAAAGTTTTATTGCGATTCCCAGAAACCCAATTTCCAGCCGCCGCAGCAGTGCTGCCGGACGCCGCCGCTCGCCGACGCCGGTCAGTGTTGGGTTGACTTGGTTTAGTTGTTGGGACTTGTTTCGAAgttttgaaatataatttcGAACACAAAATTTTGACATCAACGGgactaactacggacgaaggctTAAAATCTAGGTCCTAACGTATACTCGAACTAATATGTAGAATGTTCCGCTGGATCAACAAACATGTTGGTATTTTGGTTTACCTCCAAGAAGGACAATATCTTATCATGGTACGGATACCTCaccaaatatataaaatttttaaaaatatatatctagtACACCTTTTTCACTACCACTCAATACAAATAACCaagtcataatatttttaaaatattaaacaaaagttGTGAACGTGAGACAATTAAAATTCTTACGATTTGTTGGTGAACCAGACCATGCAtttaaacacaaataaaataattattatcaaaAACAAATAACATGTGTGTATATGCATATGCGTGTATATACATGCTTCTATCCATCCCTCTCACGACCCAAGGAATTCATCGTTGCTTCGTCGCCGCACCATTGTCGTCGCACTATCATCGTCGTCGTACCACGACCGTCGCCGCCACCGCACCCAGATCGAGCCAGGAAATGGAGCATCCACCGGCGGTGGACGTTCCATGCTGGAAGTCGACTCCGGGAACTATTTTTTCTCCATCACCTCGCGCGCCATGCTCCTCGCACAAAAACACCACGAACGATGTCGCCTCTGTCGAGCCAGATCAGGAAAGCTTGGAAGCTACTCCATGGCTGGAAATCGACGGGAGCCCATCGCCACCTTTTCATCGCGCCGCCAACCACCCTCCTCAACCAGCATCGATCGAGCCAGATTTGGACGCATCCACGACAGTGGATGCTCCATGGGTGGAAGTCGATCTCCGAGAGCTGCCACATCTCCTTTCTCCTATCATATCCATAGCCGGTCAACGTCCCCGCCATCGATTTAGCCATCCGTCGATGATCCTTGGTGATGGTGGAGAGATGATAGATTGGGATTTACATACATAGATACAAATAGTACACAAAACGTTGGGACAGGTGCCAAGAGAGAGGAGAGTGAATATTATTCATCTACTATCAAAATTAAAGCTACGTGTgaagtaaaattttatttaccTGCCATGTGGATTACTCCTACTATCTTTGCTCTATTAATTTTCCAACACACAAATactgcaataaaaaaaattcagacaCAATATTACATTAGTAAGTTGTGATGAAAACACTACGGTGTTGAATTTATAATGGTAATCCATTCAGAGTTCTACTGAGTTTCTACAATTATTATTCTGGCAGTACTTTGATTCATATCCTATTACACCACAATCCTACTGTAATTCTATGATTATTATTCAGACAGGACTGTGAATCCAACAATTTTCAATTCAACTAGGACTTTGTTTCCTACTATCTGCAATTCAATTGCAACACATTCCTACTATAATTTCTCTGTAATGGTATCTAAATTTTCTATTCTCAGTCATCTCGCTAAAACGTCATGCTCGAGAGTggggggcttatgatgggttatTACCCAATTTGACTTTCTCCCGGGCCCAAGCCCAATGACTCAATCCATATGGGTCCCATATTACTCGAAtatttatttggacactttatcaaggcccataaatacataaaagcccataagaggctcaatcTCATGAAACTCTCaaactatctataaatagctcaagttctctcattattaaggtacgcactctatagtcacatgctctagttctctagaacttatattgggcaaatactgacttgagcgtcagaGTGTTTTCGCCGGGCAATCCCCGgcgccactcactttgctttgtgatgcaggtgaCAACCCACGAAGTTCGGTCTTTGGAACAATTCGATTATTAATCTGACTATCCAAATCTCCACAAGTTACCCATATTGTCTCCAATcgggtaatatcaattttttgctgCATCAAATATAgtattaaaaattcaaaattgttATAAACCGGAGGGACGGGGTGGCCACCGGCGACGAACTTGAAAAGAGTGATTATGTGATGATATGAGTCATCTGACAGAGAAGCCTACCAAGAAAGTAGCGGGAGGAATGATTAATTTAGGAGTTTTTAGGCCTAATTAATTTTAGTGTTTAGGTCTaattcattttaatttatttattcattagtaagtagaaatttaatattttataatttaactcaattttttttttatcatttgcaATTTTGTCAAAACGTACCAAGATAACGTGTGTCCAAAATGTATCGAACCGACTCCGTCGGATACGATAAAATTTGTGTCGttgatatttatttttgggcACCTGTTTGGTTGGACGTGTTAtaaatctatgtataacttatattatataattttgtgtttttctcgtcatattatttattaatctattaattattaatttacatcaatcaaatcattaataatttatcttacatcaatcaaatcattaaatttaacttacTGTATTatcctttataaataatattattcatattttattttttgttaaaaaaacaaaatgataatttatcatttttatataaaatttaatcaatcaaataaaataaactataatttatcaatcaatcaattattatattaactatcatttttttatttattttgttattataatatattatttatttatatataacttaTCTAATCACTCAAATCAAACAGTATAATTAGATATCGCGTGTGACGAGTCATATCCATACCTATATCCGATacttgaaatttatttattattttttagtacCCTGCACCCGTGCTACATTAGGTTGTGGTATCTTACAAAATTTTATAGCAACAATAATTTCTCAACAGCAAATGTTCTTTTGCACCGCTCATCTTCCACGTTTCATTCAAATCGTCTCCATGTGGCATTTTCAAGTAACGatgtttgaaaaatatattaacaGCTGTCCTAAAAGGAATTATTCTAAACATCATATGTCGCATATTTTATATGGAATAAACATCTTATCCAAAGATTCCATCTTCGAATCACATTGCCACCTACGTCTCCGTCCCTTTCCTTTTcttgtatttaattattttaatttcttccTGATATTTTCTTGTGTTGCAAAAACATAAAAGTGGAAAAAGACAGACATACTGGACGAGCAAATGGGAGAATTAATCAATCATCGATCATCAATCATCACTTCACTGTACATGTTAAATAAAACTACCGTTTGATCACTTTTCTAgcaagataaataaaaaaaaaaaaaaaaaaaatccattctCTATATAACAGGAAATATTTGGCTTTTATCGGTTAAATAAATTGGTTAAATGAAACATAACTAGATAGCAAATCGttgatattttatattatatacatcGCTACGTGCCAATTTCATGCAAGATGTGGTGGCATACGCCCTCACATTTTCTTAGGCTTGCTTTGCTCCACCAGGCCACCGCCTCTTACAAGGCCACCATCCTTTAATAATGGGTCCATGGAAAAAGATGCTACCtttggaaaaagaaaaaagaaaagggGCATCCAACATCTTGATACACTTTTTTAATCGTTATAATTTATATAAACATACAGAAATTTACTATGAAGAAGTGTGGAGCTGAATTATGAACAAGACTTGACTCCAAGAAGTAGTAAATGTGTGATTAATTACACATGCTCTTTAGAACATTTCAATAGACAACAAATAACACCACCAAAGACGTACACATCCATTCATTTTTCCCAAAAATACAACACTGATACATTTTATTTCCCAGAAATACAGgcttaaatataataaaaacctAGAGCCTGCCCCAGGAAATACACCATAAATGATATATTTACATGGCAAAATGCCTAAGACCAATTATAAGCTATGGACAGAGCCAAGAATTTAGTCTTTAGACGATCTTTGGGGTGGGGTGGATACtacattttcaaaaaattacacATTACAAGTTTGGGTACGATGTGATTTTGCCTCCATTGTTTGGCCTCCAGTGAATGAGAGAAATTTCGAGTCTCCTTCACGAGGGAAATCTAAACCACCAACAGGGCATCCCCTTTTATCTTACCATCGTCTTTGCTCAATGCACTTCCTTTCAAATTTCCTTGAAGAACCAACTCTTCAGCTTCATTATCCTCCCTCAAATTCGGCGGCAGCAAATCTCTCGATATCAGATCGTTCGAGGCCAAGGCCAATAGTTCTGATTCGTTTAAACCTTTAGTGGGGCCAAGACTGCATCGATCCGTCCCATGTTTAACCATTGCAACCTTAAATTTGTTGatctgaaaagaaaaacacaaATCTTGGATGTCATGAACCAATTCTAAAATACCCAACTATCAAAATCTCAGCCTACATTTAACAAGATAAAGAGGTTGAAAGAATCACTCACTGTTGCATTGGTGCAACTGAAGCTACACAGCCTGCCCTCTGCACCTCTGTAAAATCTGAAGAAGGGCAAAACGTGGACATGAAGGGCATAGCACATAGCCTTGTGCTGCTCATAATTAACCATTACAAAAATGGTATCTGGATTCAATTCAGCCATCTGACATATCTGTTATAAAATAACAGTAGGCGTTAACAGGGGAGAAAAAGATATCTTGgaaaaagattaaaataaaattcaagaaattacaCGAACAATTAGGAAAATCACATCATATGGTGGCCATAATTGGATTTGTACCTTAGGATGCAAAGCTTTGCAGCCCCCACAACCAGGAGAATAAAAGTCAACTACAACCAATTTGTCTTCAGCATTAGACAAAGAATCCACAAATTCTTGAGCTGAATTGATCTCTATCATGTTCGGTTGAAGGGACTTTTCCCACCATTTAAGAGCTTTGCTCATAAAAGACAAACCTTGAGCCTAAAGCAATTCGCGTAAATTTTATCAACAAACAGTTGGAATAAATAAATCTATTACAGAAGTTGAAACATAAAGGGGGAAGATGCccttcacaaaaaaaaaaaaaagaaaaagaaaaagaaaaagaaaggggGAAGATGCTTACATTGACGGTCAAAGGATGATTCTTCGAAGTTTTAATCATCAACTCGGTAACACTTCTTTGATCCGAGGCATCGAGGGTTTTGCCCAAGAAATCATTCGATTTGTTCTCCTTGAATTGTAGAGTCCCAATAGAAGAACAAACCTTCAGAGAACCTTTGGCTCTGTTCTTGGATATGGTCTCACTGGGCCCAGAAATTGAGAAACCGGGATTCAAACAATAAGACATATTTCCGAGATTTAGCAACGTCACAACGTCAGAGCATCAAAACCCCTAAAAATTATCCGCAGTTTGTGGATAAAGAAgcctcttttttccttgaactGAAAGGCAAGAACCACCCAGGAAACGTAAAGCCAACAAGACCCACAAAATATCTTCAAGAACACACGAGTATGCGACCAGAAAACGCTGAACCAAATCTTAAACTGAGAATTGTGGTTGTTTAGAAACGAAAGAATTTGTGGTTTTGTATTCTCGTAGTACTGAAGGATTGTAAGGAGAGAGGTGGAGGAAAATTGAATCGGTCTATCTATATATAATCCATATATAGATTTAGAAAGGAAATGTCAAATAAAAGGTACGGTCAAAATATTAGCCCTTATCCAAATGTTCTCTTTTATTTCCTTACCCTTTTTCTGCTTTCTCCAGatataattcaaaattatttcaaaaaaaaaaattaattttcaaaataattaccATAGTAAATTTTGGTCGTGCACGTTAAGCATCgtgattagaaaaaaaaaataaggatGTTTAATTAAGCTTATTAAAAAAGCTTATAAGCTTTTAGagtttaaaagttgttttacaAGTTTATAAGCGgttggaatttattttaaaaataagcagTTAAAGTAtttgggtaaacttattttaaacaagagaaaaatcccggttcagtcctaaatgtttggacacaTTCCCGGTTCAATCCTAAATGTTTCAATGTTCCCGGTTTGATCCCAaatgttttccaaaaaattctcggttcagtcctaaatgtttttatGTTCCCGCTTTGGTTccaaatgttttaaaaagtttCTAGTTCAGTTCTAAATGTTTTACATTCAAGATTTcgtcctaaatattttccaaaagttctcgattTGGTCCttccatctacaaacaaagcgtaataaaaaaaaacttacaaacaaaagacaaaattaaataaaatagaagctaataataataataataataataataataataaatgaacaaaaatttctttcaaatgaaaatataatataaattatagaataaaaaaataattgaaccgtgcaatcttatagttaaaaacattatcaatcacaaaaaaataaacaaatgttttagcaaataactagtattacttatttcacaaaatatttgaaaatttcaaaaaaaaattcaagagaagaatatttATGCTTaacaattgagaaaatataatgaattatttgaTCACCGTTAAAGTAGTGATatgaaattaagttttatttaatagtaaatttttctcaaatactaattttttaaattataaaaagagttttaaaaagatatatatctttttccaacctccaattttttttaaatgtgcaACCATCATGAAgagaatataacaaaattaataaaaatgtaaaataacatcattaaattttaattcctcaagttttgtttattttatttaagtttttattttttagcatcatgaatttaatatttttattttgaacattgtgtaaaattgatttaaatttggataaaaactctaataaatttgtattttatttacaatttgtttaatgttaaatatataataaataatataaaactcaatcaTAAATTATATAACACTACGCGGTGTTAGTTTTAACACACAAGTAGATGGAATGATCAAACCGGGAActtttcagaaatatttggcATGAAATAggcaatgtaaaaatatttagaactgaaccggaaacttttaggaaacatttaggaccaaaccgagaatgtataaatatttaggactgaaccgggaacttttggaaaacatttaggaccaaaccgggaacgtccaaatatttaggactgaaccgggaatgtgtccaaacatttaggactgaaccgggattttgccctttaaacaacttaaaaatgttaatatgtttggtattataagacctttttattatcaaaattaccaaaaagagtataattatatgaaaataatatttcgcgttatacatatacgaaaatagttttagtatgaaaatataaaattattttaatattttaatttagaaaaattcatgtgatttgtaattttttaaaataatatttaatatttaatatgtggaagatatgatggagatttatgaaaatatttaaggatattttagagagataaaatattaaaataagatttttttgaaaaaattacatctccttacttttttaaaaatagattataagctgtcaaacaacttattttgacagcttataatctgtttttaaaataatttgccaaacaaaatttgagagcttaaaactctaaaaaaacttataagttgtttgaaagagcttttaagcttTGCCAAAAACCCGTGGTTTGGTTAATTAGAGAAAAGCATCTGGCGTTGTAAGTGGTTGCAAGTAGTTATTGTCAAATTCGTAGGGTTTGTTCTTGATTTGTGTTCGGTTTGATTTGGATAAGAACCCTTAAATCTTGGATCAAGATCCTCTGTCGAGAGAAATATTATAGAATGACGTGTATTAAAAAGTAgttagaggtgtcaaaatgggtaGCCAGGCGAGCCAATCCGGCGGGCTAATGTGTAAATTGACGGATTTTTGCGGGTCAACCCGCACCCTACTacaacccaccattaggtgGAACGATGCGGCGCGGCTCACATTTTCCCAATCCAACCCATCAATTTTGTATAGCGGGACAGACCAAGCCCATTTTAACACCTCTAAAAATAGCAATGTCTAATTCATATCAtatgattaaataaattaacattACATAATAGTGAATATTAAAATAGCAATATCTAATTTATAtcacataattaaataataatttatttaattaattacataTATGAAATATACGTTTATTTCAATGCATAATATCAATGTTACTTTTCCTTCCAGGGCAGAATATCCATTTCCTTAATTGTTTTTGGTAGTTAGGAAATTGTGGGAATTTTCAGGTTTTATCCTAAACTCCATGGTCgccacaaatttttttattgtttttaggaCATGTGAAGAATAAAGTAGGAAAAATAGGCATATGATTTATATAGGGATTTTacgaacaaaaataaataaataaataaataaataaagacgGATTTTACAATATCATGTCACCTAATTCTCTAAAAGGGCCATTTGAGTTAGATTGAGTAAAATTTGGGTGAAATGAAAATCCCTTACTCATATCAACTTTAGCTCGATGTAGTTAAGAAGTTATCGAGTATGCTTCAATCCAATTATTAATTCATACTCGAGCTGAAGTTTGATTATCGATTAAcattaacaaaaatatttttgcatATTTGTAAGATCAATTGTAGAAACGTATTTCATGATAAATTAAAGCATTAGACTGAGAAATATTAacactttaaaatttttagttatCATTCGAACCCAAATACTAGGCAATTATAAGCTAAGAAATCCAACATATATCTAATTCGTCTATTTGTATTTTGTAACACCTAGATGGCTAAATTTTAACATGAGACATTGAGAATGGATGCATGAAAAGAAGTAAAAAAAAGGAAAT
Proteins encoded:
- the LOC140883750 gene encoding thioredoxin-like 1-2, chloroplastic, with product MSYCLNPGFSISGPSETISKNRAKGSLKVCSSIGTLQFKENKSNDFLGKTLDASDQRSVTELMIKTSKNHPLTVNAQGLSFMSKALKWWEKSLQPNMIEINSAQEFVDSLSNAEDKLVVVDFYSPGCGGCKALHPKICQMAELNPDTIFVMVNYEQHKAMCYALHVHVLPFFRFYRGAEGRLCSFSCTNATINKFKVAMVKHGTDRCSLGPTKGLNESELLALASNDLISRDLLPPNLREDNEAEELVLQGNLKGSALSKDDGKIKGDALLVV